One stretch of Arachis hypogaea cultivar Tifrunner chromosome 20, arahy.Tifrunner.gnm2.J5K5, whole genome shotgun sequence DNA includes these proteins:
- the LOC112786346 gene encoding protein FAR1-RELATED SEQUENCE 5-like: MGKTISLSLDESESKLGLSNNDVVDKDDLEKAELLSNEDGREYEDMTGLSAKDIMKNVFRSEEHANEFYLKVGKCKRFGVRKGDYAKDEDGTIVRKRFFYNRADLRDEKHYNKLDRKRSHRPETRTNCQALMSVYLDKGSSIWKVRKVILEHNHELMHRGMIHMIRSFWAISSSAKAHMDGMHAYGLPTSKILGYMAGIVGGYSCLGFTKKDAYNYIDRSKHAKVVDGDMNAAIVYLEGKAAADPMSIARYNLTEEGMLANMFWENGPSRVDFQHFGDVVAFDSTYKKNKYNIPLVIFFGSNNHKQTISFCFGLVLDETIDSYRWMLENLLEVMCGKMPSIVVTDGMNQ; this comes from the coding sequence ATGGGCAAGACAATCAGTTTGTCACTGGATGAAAGTGAATCTAAGTTAGGCCTTTCAAACAATGATGTTGTTGACAAGGATGACTTAGAAAAGGCTGAGTTGTTGTCAAATGAGGATGGTCGTGAATATGAAGACATGACTGGGTTGAGTGCAAAGGATATAATGAAAAATGTGTTTCGAAGTGAAGAGCATGCGAATGAGTTTTATTTGAAGGTAGGAAAATGCAAGAGATTTGGGGTCCGTAAGGGAGACTATGCGAAGGATGAAGATGGGACTATAGTGAGAAAAAGGTTCTTCTATAACAGGGCTGACCTAAGGGATGAAAAGCACTACAACAAATTAGATAGGAAGAGATCTCATAGGCCTGAGACACGCACAAATTGCCAGGCCCTTATGTCTGTATACCTTGATAAGGGGAGCTCAATTTGGAAGGTTCGAAAAGTAATCCTCGAGCATAACCATGAATTGATGCATAGGGGAATGATTCACATGATCCGAAGTTTCTGGGCAATATCTAGTTCCGCAAAGGCCCACATGGATGGAATGCATGCGTATGGCTTGCCAACGTCTAAGATATTAGGGTACATGGCTGGGATTGTGGGTGGTTATTCTTGTTTGGGTTTTACCAAGAAGGACGCATACAACTATATTGATCGTTCGAAGCATGCAAAGGTTGTTGATGGAGACATGAACGCTGCTATAGTCTACCTGGAAGGCAAGGCAGCTGCTGATCCTATGTCTATCGCCCGGTACAATTTGACTGAAGAAGGTATGTTGGCAAACATGTTTTGGGAAAATGGTCCTAGCAGGGTTGATTTTCAACACTTCGGGGACGTGGTTGCATTCGATTCGACATATAAGAAGAACAAATACAACATACCTCTTGTCATATTCTTCGGTTCAAACAACCATAAGCAAACAATAAGTTTttgttttggtttggttttagaTGAGACAATCGATTCATACAGGTGGATGTTGGAGAACTTGTTAGAAGTCATGTGTGGCAAGATGCCCTCTATTGTCGTGACTGACGGGATGAATCAATGA
- the LOC140183224 gene encoding transcription factor bHLH10-like — MDRASVVGDVIEYIRELLRTERCKRQKAKDDAAESCNIKSFSNPDGCIRTWLQRKSKDSEVDVRIVDDDVTIKLFQRKKINCLLSVAKFLDELQLELHHVAGGHVGKYYSFLFNSKIIEGSSVYASAIANSVIDVMDTQYAAVVPHTGSY; from the exons ATGGATAGAGCCTCTGTGGTGGGTGATGTCATTGAATATATAAGGGAGCTGCTCAGAACG GAGAGATGCAAAAGGCAGAAAGCGAAAGATGATGCTGCAGAGAGCTGTAACATAAAGTCTTTCAGCAATCCAGATGGATGCATAAGGACATGGCTTCAAAGAAAATCGAAAGATAGCGAGGTTGATGTGCGGATTGTTGATGATGATGTTACAATCAAACTCTTCCAGAGGAAGAAGATTAACTGTCTGCTTTCAGTTGCCAAGTTTCTAGATGAACTTCAGTTGGAACTTCACCATGTTGCAGGTGGACATGTTGGCAAATATTACAGTTTCTTGTTCAATAGCAAG ATAATAGAAGGTTCTTCAGTCTATGCCAGTGCTATAGCCAACAGTGTGATCGATGTTATGGACACTCAGTATGCAGCAGTAGTTCCACATACAGGTAGCTATTAG
- the LOC112783071 gene encoding dihydroorotate dehydrogenase (quinone), mitochondrial has protein sequence MKCNGGDEGPPPLLVKIAPDLSKDDLEDIAAIISNTTISRPDTVSSNPLASEAGGLSGKPLLDLSTNILKQMYILTQGKIPLIGCGGISSGEDAYKKIRSGATLVQLYTAFAYGGPALIPQMKVAALVPKGELDGEMGDAHMAMQARLMSQTL, from the exons ATGAAATGCAATGGGGGTGACGAGGGTCCACCTCCGTTGCTGGTAAAAATTGCTCCAGATTTGTCAAAAGACGACCTTGAAGACATTGCTGCA ATTATATCAAATACAACCATTTCCAGACCAGATACTGTTAGTAGCAATCCATTAGCTTCAGAAGCTGGTGGGTTGAGTGGGAAGCCTCTTCTTGATCTCTCTACCAATATCTTGAAGCAGATGTATATCTTGACACAG GGCAAGATTCCTTTAATTGGCTGTGGGGGCATTAGCAG TGGTGAGGATGCATACAAGAAAATAAGATCTGGAGCAACTCTTGTTCAGCTATATACTGCTTTCGCTTATGGGGGACCTGCACTTATTCCACAAATGAAG GTGGCTGCTCTTGTTCCTAAAGGGGAGCTTGATGGTGAAATGGGGGATGCACACATGGCAATGCAGGCTAGGTTGATGAGCCAGACCCTTTAG